GCCTGGGACGTAACTTTAGCCATGTCCATCAGCACGTCAGTGTCCTGAGAAGGGGAGATCCCTCTCGCCTATTGAGAGGGGCTACCCGCAACTGGCCGCTGCGCGAACCGCAATGTGTTGCTGCGGCTCTGGCAACTTAAAGCCGTTAGGTTGGTAGGGTCCTCGCCAGTACTGGTAAGATGTTGCCACTATGCGAACCGTTCAGTTCACCCTGAGGCACTACCTAGCCGCTCATGGCCTGAGTGCGTACCGCCTCGCGCAGGCCGCGCGTGGCCGGGTCAGTGAGCGCACCGTCTACGCCTTAGCACGTGGCGAGACCAGCCGCGTGGATCTAGGCACCCTGGGGGCTGTCATGAGCACCCTGGAGGAGTTGACCGGCGAGCCGGTTAGCCCAGCTGATCTGCTGACCGCGGTCACGGTGCCAGGGCCAGACCGCGAGGCGCGGGCATGGCTGGATGGGGACGCCTCTCGCCTAGGCGAGTTCGAGCCGTACGATTGGGGCGGCAGTGATCCGTACACCCTGGGCGAGCCGGTGCGGGTGGGGCCAGACGGCGAACTTGTCATCGGGGGCGAATGACGCCAACCCTAACACTCGGCGCAGTGTTCGTGGCCGACTTTCCTGAGCACGATCCCAGTGGACATGAACAGGAGGGGCCTCGGCCTGCGGTTTTGGTGGGGCTGCCCACGAAGGCTGGGCGCCCCCGTTTCCCAGTGCTGATGCTCGCCCCAGTCACGACGTTCCGGGGGCAGCCCTGGGTGACGGTGGCGCCTGACCTGTATCCCGTGCTGCCGGCGGGGGCCGGCGGACTGCGGGTCTCCAGCGTCGTGCTGACGGACCAGACGCGGGCTCTGGATGCGTCACGGGTGTCGCGCCTCCTGGGTCACCTGACTCCGGAGCAATACGCGCCGGTGCAAGCGGCGGTGCGGCTTATTTTTAGCGCGTAACCCGGACACAATGCTGGACGCTTTGTCCTGTGGAAGGCGCCGGCAGCAGCGGTTCGCCGACTTCGCCGAGGCCGACACCCCGGCACTTCTGCGGGCTTCGACAGCAGCCCGTTGCTGACCTCGTGGGGGCCGCCGCTGGCATACGGCTGAACGTGCGCGGCCTCCAGGACTGGAAGGGTCTTTTCCCAGTCACGGCGCAGCGGCGGCCGTACGCCTCGGTCACCAGGGCACGGAAGGTGCTCTGACCCAGCCGGGGCCGCACGATCTGCGGCGCACCGTAGCGGGGCGTCTCCATGGCCGCTACCGTGGCTGGACGCTCTTCTGCTGAGCTCTGCAACCTGGCCTGTAAACGCTCGGTGACCGCGTCGAACAGCCAGCGGCCCTCCTCTTGCTCGGTGCGATAACCCGTGCCCACCACGATGTTGGACTTGAAGCTCGCCGGAATGGGGATCCACTCTTCCTGAGGCAGGAAAAACGGTTCGGCCAGCATCAGGCAGGTGATGGGCGGGTTGCCCAGCATCGACTCCAGTTCACGGCGGTACTTCGCGATCTTGCGGCGCATCTCAGGCAGGTTGGGCACGCCATTGGCGGTGCCGAACCAGTCCCAGACCAGGCTCAGCGGTAACTGCAGCGCCCGCGCGAAGAAGCCCCGCCGACGATGAAGTGGTGTGGTGCATGCAGCTTGAAGAGGAACAGCTCGCCTTCCCCCAACGCCTGGAAGCCCGTGCCGTTGGGATGCTAGAAGTTCACTTCCTCGCACCCAGCCTACCCAGCGAGGAAATGGAACCACTGGTCATCCGTGACCCCAACGAACAGCCGCATGCCCGGAGTTTAGGTCACCATGCCCGGGGGTGAAGCTGGACTTGCGTCCTGGAGAGAACGTCTGACGGGATACAGTGGGCCTGTCCATGATCGCCTGGCACTTCTCCTCGCATCGCCGCATGCTGCGGGAGTCAGACGATGTCGCAGCTCAACAGGCGCTCCCGCGCCTGGCCTGTTCGTGGGATCGAGGATCCACTTGATGTCCTCGGCCACCCCCAGACCTCCCATGCTGGCCTGGACCCCCTGGCAGCCCCTCCGGCGAAGCTGGCTTGACCGGACTCTCCCATCCAGTCCAGGGCTCTACCGCATCCGGAGTTTTGGCCAGGCCCAGCTCCTGTACATCGGACAGACTGGGCGGGCACTTCACCAGCGCCTGCGGGACCTGCAAGGGGTTTACGGTCCTGAGATGCCTTACCGGGATCCGCACACCGTCGCTCCAGCGCTGTGGGCCCTACGTCAGCTGCACGCTGCAGAATTCGAGGTCTCTGTCGCAGCCGTCGAAGGGACGGCCCCCCACCGCAAGGCGGTGGAAGCCTACGCGATCTCGCAGCACCGCGAGGACTTCGGCGTCTCGCCGGCCCTCAATTTCGGACGCATGCCCAAGGGATACACCATGTCCTCCCAGCGCCGGGAGAGACAGCGGGGACAACCCACCGATCAGGACGACGCCAGCCACCTGGGGAGTGCTCCACCGATGGGCCCGTTGTTAGCAGAGCTTGACGGGTCCTGGGGCGGTCATGCCTGGTCTCCCTGGACGGCGGCAGGGACAGTCGCCTCACAAGTGCCTGCCCAGGCGGTGGGCCTGTACCGGATCCGCTCGGGAGTGACAGGCGCTCTGCTCTACATCGGCCAGGGCCGCCTGCGGGATCGCCTGACCGCGCATGTCGCCAAAGCGCCCTCGCACGTTCAGGGCGCCATCTTCAAGCTGGAACCCGAACTACAGGCGTCCTGGACCGTCATCTTCGACTCGCCGAGGCACCAGCTGTTGGAGCTCGAAAATGACCTGATCGCGTCCTACCTGCTGGTCTCAGGCCAGGTGCCCGCCGCGCAATTTCTGGGAGAGGGCCGGGGCGGCTAGATCAGCGCAAAAGGTGCACGTGTCAGCGGACGCGAAAAGGAGCGCCCTAGCAAGCTGCAGACTAGACAGCCGTCTGTGGCTCATTTTGACCTCTTCTACCCACAATTCTGAATCCAGGTTTTTACCCGCCCAGTCGCATATTTCTCTGTGGGCGTGGCGCTCATTTTGACCATTTCCTGGATCGATTTCACGTCGGAGCTGAGCCAAGTAAATCTTGTCGCGTGAACTCCCGGGCCGGTTTCACCCCGCAAGTGTTCTTACGCTCAGAGGTATGCATACACCGCCTCAAACAGGTACCGTAACGCCCACCCAGACAGTTTGCTCGCCGCAGCGTTTTTCCGAGTCGCCTGGTGCTTCAGCGGCCCACAGTCCCGAGCATCCTCCTCTCGGCGCGGCACTGGACAAGGCCCCAGCTGAACCTCACTTCGCCCACCTCAATCCCTCGCCCGAGCAGCCGCTCAACCGCCTTGAGCCACTGGACTGGATGAAGCTTCTGTATCAGGGCAGTGCCATCCCCGAGGTTGGCTCGAATTTCGCCTGATCCAAAAACAAAACCCTAGGGTTCAACAGAAATGGATGCCTTTTTCCAGCCTCTCGAGCCATCTCGGCGCCATTCAACTCGACGACGTGCAGGGCTGGCAGAAGAGGGGATTTAATGTCTATTACGGCATTTCCCTGCGCATAGCGATGGGG
The genomic region above belongs to Deinococcus humi and contains:
- a CDS encoding helix-turn-helix domain-containing protein, whose amino-acid sequence is MRTVQFTLRHYLAAHGLSAYRLAQAARGRVSERTVYALARGETSRVDLGTLGAVMSTLEELTGEPVSPADLLTAVTVPGPDREARAWLDGDASRLGEFEPYDWGGSDPYTLGEPVRVGPDGELVIGGE
- a CDS encoding type II toxin-antitoxin system PemK/MazF family toxin, encoding MTPTLTLGAVFVADFPEHDPSGHEQEGPRPAVLVGLPTKAGRPRFPVLMLAPVTTFRGQPWVTVAPDLYPVLPAGAGGLRVSSVVLTDQTRALDASRVSRLLGHLTPEQYAPVQAAVRLIFSA